Proteins encoded within one genomic window of Sphingomonas sp. NBWT7:
- a CDS encoding LON peptidase substrate-binding domain-containing protein, whose protein sequence is MTRLSIFPLPGALLFPGMHLPLHIFEPRYRALVSDAMARDRRVAMIQPRAAERGSDAPPALYDIGCVGRIAEIEMLDDGRSNLVLEGVSLFRLIRELEVATQFRQVEAELLPAPAEETLSLGARASLEVEARRFADRQGYAVDWEAVSRLDDQSLVNGIAQIAPFDVAAKQALLEADGIATRADLIVQLMQFFGRHDGDDRVTLQ, encoded by the coding sequence ATGACACGGCTCTCGATCTTCCCGCTTCCCGGCGCGCTGCTGTTTCCCGGCATGCACCTGCCGCTGCACATCTTCGAGCCGCGGTATCGCGCGCTCGTCTCCGACGCGATGGCGCGCGACCGGCGCGTGGCGATGATCCAGCCGCGGGCGGCCGAGCGCGGCAGCGACGCGCCCCCCGCGCTCTACGACATCGGCTGTGTCGGGCGGATCGCGGAGATCGAGATGCTCGACGACGGTCGCTCGAACCTCGTGCTCGAAGGCGTGTCGCTGTTCCGCCTCATCCGCGAGCTCGAAGTGGCGACGCAATTCCGCCAGGTCGAGGCCGAACTGCTGCCGGCACCGGCGGAGGAAACGCTGTCGCTCGGCGCGCGCGCGTCGCTCGAGGTCGAGGCGCGGCGTTTCGCCGATCGGCAGGGCTATGCGGTCGATTGGGAGGCGGTGTCGCGGCTCGACGATCAGAGTCTCGTCAACGGCATCGCGCAGATCGCGCCGTTCGACGTCGCGGCGAAGCAGGCGCTGCTCGAGGCGGACGGTATTGCCACGCGCGCCGACCTGATCGTCCAGTTGATGCAATTCTTTGGCCGGCACGATGGCGATGATCGCGTGACGCTGCAGTGA
- a CDS encoding Trm112 family protein, with protein sequence MSATGTGRATIDPWLLERLVCPLTRTPLRLDEAACELVSTAAGLAYPIRDGVPVMLVEVARRLGPDDAVSAPASETQP encoded by the coding sequence GTGAGCGCGACAGGAACGGGGCGCGCCACGATCGATCCGTGGCTGCTCGAACGTTTGGTCTGCCCGCTGACGCGCACGCCGCTGCGGTTAGACGAAGCGGCGTGCGAGCTTGTCTCCACAGCCGCCGGCCTCGCCTATCCGATCCGCGACGGCGTGCCGGTGATGCTGGTAGAGGTGGCGCGCCGCCTCGGCCCCGATGACGCGGTCAGCGCGCCAGCGTCGGAAACGCAGCCTTGA
- the msrA gene encoding peptide-methionine (S)-S-oxide reductase MsrA, whose product MRKFLIPASVVAIAAATLAVPAPAERAVVIPAARQDVPATPGMQTAVFAGGCFWGMEAVFERVKGVRAVTSGYAGGDRATANYAAVSTERTRHAEAVRVVYDPRQVSYATLLRVYFSIAHDPTQLNRQGPDTGPSYRSAIFPQTPQQRAVAAAYIAQLQRTGAYQRPIVTRLESGAFFPAEPSHQQFFDRNPTHPYIVAWDKPKVAAFKAAFPTLAR is encoded by the coding sequence ATGCGCAAGTTCCTGATCCCCGCCAGTGTCGTAGCAATCGCCGCCGCGACGCTTGCCGTCCCCGCCCCTGCCGAGCGCGCCGTGGTGATCCCGGCGGCGCGTCAGGACGTGCCCGCCACCCCGGGCATGCAGACCGCGGTGTTCGCCGGCGGCTGCTTCTGGGGCATGGAGGCGGTGTTCGAGCGCGTGAAGGGCGTACGCGCCGTCACCTCGGGCTACGCCGGCGGGGATCGCGCCACCGCCAATTACGCCGCCGTCTCGACCGAGCGGACGCGGCACGCCGAGGCCGTGCGGGTCGTCTACGATCCGCGGCAGGTGAGTTACGCCACGCTGCTGCGCGTCTATTTCTCGATCGCGCATGATCCGACGCAGCTCAACCGGCAGGGCCCCGACACGGGTCCGAGCTATCGCTCGGCGATCTTTCCGCAGACGCCGCAGCAGCGTGCCGTCGCGGCTGCCTATATCGCGCAGCTACAGCGCACCGGCGCCTATCAGCGCCCGATCGTGACCAGGCTGGAGAGCGGCGCCTTCTTCCCCGCCGAGCCGAGCCACCAGCAGTTCTTCGATCGTAACCCGACGCACCCCTATATCGTCGCGTGGGACAAGCCCAAGGTTGCGGCGTTCAAGGCTGCGTTTCCGACGCTGGCGCGCTGA
- a CDS encoding pyridoxal phosphate-dependent aminotransferase: MKTSAALDRISPSPTLAITTKVQELKRAGVDVIGLGAGEPDFDTPDFVKEAAIEAIRRGQTKYTNVDGTPELKDAIVAKFRRDNSLDYSPAQISVNVGGKHTLFNALVATVEAGDEVIVPAPYWVSYPDVVQFAGGTPVVVAAGPEQGYKLTPATLEAAITPRTKWLILNSPSNPTGAAYTAAELKALGEVLERHPHVWIFADDMYEHIVYDDFRFATIAEVCPALYERTLTVNGCSKAYAMTGWRIGFAGGAPWLIKAMAKLQSQSTSNPCSIAQAAATAALNGDQSFLAERNAAFKTRRDLVVSMLNDTPGITCPTPEGAFYVYPEVSGLIGKTTPGGKRIDTDSDFVGYLLEDARVAAVQGVAFGLSPAMRISYATGEDILREACKRIQQACAALK, from the coding sequence ATGAAGACCTCCGCCGCGCTCGATCGCATCAGCCCATCGCCGACGCTCGCGATCACCACCAAGGTGCAGGAGCTGAAGCGCGCCGGCGTCGACGTCATTGGCCTTGGCGCGGGCGAGCCCGATTTCGACACGCCCGATTTCGTCAAGGAAGCCGCGATCGAGGCGATCCGCCGTGGGCAGACCAAGTACACCAACGTCGACGGCACGCCCGAACTGAAGGACGCGATCGTCGCCAAGTTCCGGCGCGACAATTCGCTCGATTATTCGCCGGCACAGATCAGCGTCAACGTCGGCGGCAAGCACACGCTGTTCAACGCACTCGTCGCCACGGTTGAGGCGGGCGACGAGGTAATCGTGCCGGCGCCCTATTGGGTGAGCTATCCCGACGTGGTGCAGTTCGCCGGCGGCACGCCGGTCGTCGTCGCCGCAGGGCCGGAACAGGGCTACAAGCTGACGCCGGCGACGCTCGAGGCGGCGATCACGCCGCGCACGAAATGGCTGATCCTTAATTCGCCGTCGAACCCGACCGGCGCCGCCTATACCGCCGCCGAGCTGAAGGCGCTTGGTGAGGTGCTCGAACGGCATCCGCACGTGTGGATCTTCGCCGACGATATGTACGAGCATATCGTCTATGACGACTTCCGCTTCGCGACGATCGCCGAGGTCTGCCCCGCGCTCTACGAGCGCACGCTGACGGTGAACGGCTGCTCCAAGGCCTATGCCATGACGGGGTGGCGGATCGGCTTCGCCGGCGGCGCGCCGTGGCTGATCAAGGCAATGGCGAAGCTTCAGTCGCAGTCGACCAGCAACCCCTGCTCGATCGCGCAGGCCGCCGCGACCGCCGCACTCAACGGCGACCAGTCGTTCCTCGCCGAGCGCAACGCCGCGTTCAAGACGCGCCGCGATCTCGTCGTGTCGATGCTGAATGACACCCCGGGCATCACCTGCCCGACCCCCGAAGGCGCGTTCTACGTCTATCCCGAAGTATCGGGGCTGATCGGCAAGACCACGCCCGGCGGCAAGCGGATCGATACCGACAGCGACTTCGTCGGTTACCTGTTGGAGGACGCACGCGTCGCCGCGGTGCAGGGCGTCGCCTTCGGCTTGTCGCCCGCGATGCGGATCAGCTACGCGACCGGTGAAGACATCCTGCGTGAGGCATGCAAACGCATCCAGCAGGCCTGCGCCGCGCTGAAATAG
- the pabB gene encoding aminodeoxychorismate synthase component I: MAIALPAAPFVLLDDARPGGAAARLYTRPAAIITAHSTAEVRPALAAARAAIRDGREVAGLLSYDAGAAFELRAATPHKAPTPLVWFGVFDGHAAVSDVAALLPDPAGARITPPIPDVTRADYDAMLAQVSELIRAGDIYQANLTFRAAVPFLGDPLALYAAVRGRASAGWGGIVATGEETLLSFSPELFFQLAGTALVCRPMKGTARREPDPAQDVAAAAALAADEKQRAENLMIVDLMRNDLSRVAVAGSVAVPKLFEVEHFPTVHQMTSTVTAELAAGKDAIDVLEALFPCGSITGAPKVRAMQVIGGVEQGPRGAYTGSIGYLAKDEAQFNVAIRTLLIRPGEQRAALGLGGGIVADSQPDAEWDEALAKGAFLTHGQHDPDLIETMRFDPAEGLLLLERHLARMRDSAAALGYRFDRHDARNELQAATFRLRHPARVRLLAARAGGIAIEVAPLPAVREAALRTAIVPLPVATHDHRLRHKTSDRAFYDAARRASGMDEVVFVDPDGFVTEGSFTNVFVARDGRLLTPPLRRGLLPGVLRAELIETGRSVEHDLCAADLAAGFLLGNALRGLMSAIVAVARSDAASL; the protein is encoded by the coding sequence ATGGCCATCGCGCTTCCCGCCGCGCCCTTCGTGCTGCTCGACGACGCTCGGCCCGGCGGCGCAGCGGCGCGGCTGTATACCCGGCCGGCGGCGATCATCACCGCGCACAGCACGGCAGAGGTTCGCCCGGCGCTTGCGGCAGCCCGCGCTGCGATCCGCGATGGGCGCGAGGTCGCGGGGCTCCTGTCGTACGATGCTGGCGCCGCGTTCGAGTTGAGGGCCGCGACACCGCACAAGGCACCAACGCCGCTTGTCTGGTTCGGCGTGTTCGACGGGCACGCGGCGGTGAGCGACGTGGCCGCGCTGCTCCCCGATCCGGCGGGGGCACGGATCACGCCGCCGATCCCCGACGTGACGCGAGCCGACTATGACGCGATGCTGGCGCAGGTCAGCGAGCTGATCCGCGCGGGCGACATCTACCAGGCCAATCTCACCTTTCGTGCCGCGGTGCCGTTCCTCGGCGATCCGCTGGCGCTCTACGCCGCGGTGCGCGGGCGCGCGTCTGCCGGCTGGGGCGGCATCGTCGCGACCGGCGAGGAGACGCTGCTCTCCTTCTCGCCCGAGCTGTTTTTCCAGCTCGCCGGCACCGCGCTCGTCTGCCGGCCGATGAAGGGGACCGCCAGGCGCGAGCCGGACCCGGCGCAGGATGTTGCCGCCGCCGCAGCGCTGGCGGCGGACGAGAAGCAGCGCGCCGAGAACCTGATGATCGTCGACCTGATGCGCAACGATCTGTCGCGCGTCGCGGTGGCGGGGAGCGTCGCGGTCCCCAAGCTGTTCGAGGTCGAGCACTTTCCAACCGTGCATCAGATGACCTCCACCGTCACGGCCGAGCTTGCGGCGGGCAAGGACGCGATCGACGTGCTGGAAGCGCTGTTCCCGTGCGGATCGATCACCGGGGCGCCGAAGGTACGCGCGATGCAGGTGATCGGAGGCGTCGAGCAGGGCCCGCGGGGGGCTTATACGGGATCGATCGGGTATCTTGCGAAGGACGAGGCGCAGTTCAACGTCGCGATCCGTACGCTGCTGATACGCCCCGGTGAGCAGCGCGCGGCGCTGGGGCTAGGCGGCGGGATCGTTGCCGACAGCCAGCCCGATGCCGAGTGGGACGAGGCGCTGGCGAAGGGCGCGTTCCTGACGCACGGCCAGCACGATCCCGACCTGATCGAGACGATGCGCTTCGATCCCGCCGAGGGCCTCCTGCTCCTCGAGCGCCACCTGGCGCGGATGCGCGACAGTGCCGCGGCGCTCGGCTACCGCTTCGACCGGCACGATGCGCGCAACGAATTGCAGGCGGCGACCTTTCGGCTGCGACATCCCGCGCGCGTTCGCCTGCTCGCCGCGCGCGCCGGCGGGATCGCGATCGAGGTCGCGCCGCTGCCGGCAGTTCGCGAGGCGGCGCTTCGCACGGCGATCGTCCCGCTGCCGGTGGCGACGCACGATCATCGCTTGCGCCACAAGACGAGCGACCGCGCCTTCTACGACGCCGCGCGGCGGGCGTCGGGGATGGACGAGGTGGTGTTCGTCGATCCCGACGGCTTCGTCACCGAGGGAAGTTTCACCAACGTCTTCGTCGCGCGCGATGGCCGGTTGCTGACCCCGCCGCTACGTCGCGGGCTGTTGCCCGGCGTGCTGCGCGCCGAACTGATCGAGACCGGCCGCTCGGTCGAGCATGATCTGTGCGCAGCCGATCTCGCAGCCGGCTTCCTCCTCGGCAATGCGCTGCGTGGCCTGATGTCGGCGATTGTTGCGGTTGCGAGATCGGACGCCGCATCGCTATAG